One Campylobacter concisus DNA segment encodes these proteins:
- a CDS encoding HAD family hydrolase: MKKTILFDLDGTLIDSTSAILKGFDASFLAHDKKEPDHDALKSLVGYPLEIMFEKLGAKKNLIGEYVKEYKACYEKIYLDETVLLPHAMDALKEASVFADVGVVTTKTSKFSIILLEHLGVMKFIKTVVGRDDVVNPKPDPEPINLALKRLEKEKDNAFMVGDTIMDLKAAKAALITGVGLTCGYGKESDLGQFSVHIFANPHEAVSFIKEA; the protein is encoded by the coding sequence ATGAAAAAAACTATACTTTTTGACTTAGACGGCACACTTATAGATTCTACTTCTGCTATTTTAAAAGGTTTTGATGCGTCGTTTTTAGCTCACGACAAGAAAGAGCCTGATCATGATGCACTAAAGTCCCTAGTAGGATATCCGCTTGAAATAATGTTTGAAAAACTTGGTGCCAAGAAGAATTTAATAGGTGAATACGTAAAAGAGTATAAGGCCTGCTACGAGAAGATTTATTTAGACGAGACCGTGCTTTTACCGCATGCTATGGATGCTTTAAAAGAAGCTAGCGTGTTTGCTGATGTTGGTGTTGTTACGACAAAGACATCAAAATTTTCTATAATTTTACTTGAACATTTAGGTGTTATGAAATTTATAAAAACGGTTGTCGGACGAGATGATGTCGTTAATCCAAAACCAGATCCAGAACCTATAAATTTAGCTTTAAAGAGACTAGAAAAAGAAAAAGACAATGCGTTTATGGTTGGCGATACTATCATGGATCTAAAGGCTGCTAAAGCTGCTCTTATAACGGGCGTTGGCCTTACATGCGGATATGGCAAAGAGTCCGATTTAGGGCAGTTTAGCGTGCATATATTTGCAAACCCACATGAGGCTGTCAGTTTTATCAAAGAAGCATAA
- a CDS encoding MotE family protein, translating to MRAVLLFFIVINFAFCFEVPVDCTQIFEARKEEISKELEVIDEQRQALEVFRASSAAAYEENNKKLAKKEADLNATMKVIEQKRKEIDEVVAKNEKILKELRTMTTDKVNESYAKMKDGAAAEVLSQMPRSNAATILYALDAKKISTIMAKMDPKVASEVTALLQKGPPFVDEKGDMPSPAGSINMQ from the coding sequence ATGAGAGCTGTTTTACTCTTTTTTATAGTTATAAATTTTGCATTTTGCTTTGAAGTGCCGGTTGATTGCACTCAGATCTTTGAAGCTAGAAAAGAGGAAATTTCAAAGGAGCTTGAGGTCATCGACGAGCAGCGCCAAGCCCTAGAGGTCTTTCGAGCAAGCTCGGCTGCAGCTTATGAAGAAAATAACAAAAAGCTCGCCAAAAAAGAGGCTGATCTAAATGCGACGATGAAAGTGATCGAGCAAAAACGCAAAGAGATCGACGAAGTTGTCGCTAAAAATGAGAAAATTTTAAAAGAGCTTCGCACGATGACTACCGATAAAGTCAATGAATCCTACGCCAAAATGAAAGATGGCGCAGCAGCCGAAGTGCTCTCGCAAATGCCAAGATCAAATGCAGCCACTATCCTTTACGCCCTTGATGCAAAAAAGATCTCAACCATCATGGCTAAAATGGATCCAAAGGTTGCCTCTGAAGTGACGGCACTACTTCAAAAAGGCCCTCCTTTCGTCGATGAAAAAGGTGATATGCCATCTCCAGCTGGAAGCATAAATATGCAGTAA
- a CDS encoding flagellar export protein FliJ: MKSKFTSVVRVKKQEMDKVEAKLVVARLNVRSAEEKIALLRAKLNEFSLPKSGNIGELKENLELINIARAELSACKESLEIAKKEVLHYEHKYKNANLEYEKMKYLEKEEFKKEIKRIQKAEALALDEFAVMKFAAKSEA; this comes from the coding sequence ATGAAAAGCAAATTTACCTCCGTCGTCCGCGTCAAAAAGCAGGAGATGGATAAGGTAGAGGCTAAGCTCGTCGTTGCTAGGCTAAATGTAAGAAGTGCTGAAGAAAAAATAGCACTCTTAAGAGCCAAGCTCAACGAGTTTAGCCTGCCAAAAAGTGGAAACATAGGTGAGCTAAAAGAGAATTTAGAGCTCATAAATATAGCAAGAGCTGAACTAAGCGCATGCAAAGAGAGCTTAGAGATAGCAAAAAAAGAGGTCTTGCACTACGAGCACAAATATAAAAATGCAAATTTAGAGTATGAAAAGATGAAATATCTAGAAAAAGAAGAATTTAAAAAAGAGATAAAACGCATACAAAAGGCTGAAGCGCTTGCTCTTGATGAGTTTGCAGTTATGAAATTTGCAGCCAAAAGCGAGGCGTAA
- a CDS encoding adenylosuccinate synthase, with the protein MRKADLVVGVQWGDEGKGKIVDMLGLNYDMICRSQGGHNAGHTIWVDGVRYALHLVPSGILHKNIVNIIGNGVVVSPEVLITEMAQFDNLEGRLYISDKAHLNLSYHSQVDQAKERLKGEKAIGTTGKGIGPTYADKISRSGHRVGELLEPERLCDALMHDFETNKCVFDALGVKIPEENELLEELKRYKEVLAPFIANTTNLVWKALDEDKKVLLEGAQGTLLDIDHGTYPYVTSSNTISAGACTGLGLNPKEIGKVIGVIKAYTTRVGHGPFPTEDKGTNGDKMCEIGKEFGTTTGRRRRCGWFDAVSVKYASRLDGVDTYALMKLDVLDGFEVVKICKAYQYNGETIDYVPTDLENATPIYEELAGWDSVKGISRYDDLPANARAYIERIEELTGVKVGYISTSPERCDTIIR; encoded by the coding sequence ATGAGAAAGGCTGATTTAGTAGTTGGTGTTCAATGGGGTGATGAGGGCAAAGGCAAGATAGTTGATATGCTAGGACTAAACTATGACATGATTTGTCGCTCTCAAGGTGGCCACAACGCTGGTCATACGATCTGGGTCGATGGCGTTAGATACGCGCTTCACCTTGTCCCAAGCGGAATTTTGCACAAAAATATCGTAAATATCATCGGCAACGGCGTCGTTGTCTCTCCAGAGGTGCTCATCACTGAGATGGCGCAATTTGACAACTTAGAGGGCAGACTTTATATAAGCGACAAAGCGCACTTAAATTTAAGCTACCACAGCCAAGTCGATCAAGCAAAAGAACGCTTAAAAGGCGAAAAAGCGATCGGAACGACTGGCAAAGGCATCGGACCAACATATGCAGACAAGATAAGCAGAAGCGGCCACAGAGTTGGCGAGCTACTTGAGCCAGAGCGCTTGTGCGATGCTTTGATGCATGACTTTGAAACAAATAAATGCGTATTTGACGCTCTTGGCGTAAAGATACCTGAAGAAAATGAGCTACTTGAAGAGCTAAAAAGATATAAAGAGGTGCTTGCTCCATTTATCGCAAACACTACAAATTTAGTTTGGAAAGCGCTTGATGAAGATAAAAAAGTCCTACTTGAAGGCGCTCAAGGCACACTTTTAGACATAGATCACGGCACATATCCTTACGTAACTAGCTCAAATACCATAAGCGCTGGTGCTTGCACTGGTCTTGGACTAAATCCAAAAGAGATAGGCAAAGTAATAGGCGTCATCAAGGCATATACAACTCGCGTAGGCCACGGACCTTTCCCGACTGAAGACAAGGGCACAAACGGCGATAAAATGTGCGAGATAGGTAAAGAATTTGGCACAACAACAGGCCGCCGCAGACGTTGTGGCTGGTTTGACGCAGTAAGCGTAAAATACGCTTCAAGGCTTGATGGCGTTGATACTTATGCACTTATGAAGCTTGACGTGCTTGATGGCTTTGAAGTGGTAAAAATTTGCAAAGCATATCAATATAACGGCGAAACTATCGACTACGTGCCAACAGATCTTGAAAATGCAACGCCTATTTACGAAGAGCTTGCAGGCTGGGACAGTGTAAAAGGCATCAGCCGATATGACGACCTGCCAGCAAACGCAAGAGCATATATCGAGCGTATCGAGGAGCTAACTGGCGTGAAGGTTGGCTACATCTCAACAAGTCCTGAGAGATGCGATACGATCATTAGATGA
- a CDS encoding ATP phosphoribosyltransferase regulatory subunit: MSDVNVYEHEIPNGSKLYFAKSAKLKRKIEQKASEILEDEGFSEIVTPFFSYHQHLSVDATNLLRFSDSLNHEISLRADSTVDTVRIVLRRLKANEPRRWFYIQPVFRYPSQEIYQIGAELIGENDILKSINIVAKLFSELEIGACLQLSNMQIPKIICEILNLEIEIFENSWLEKILAQNVPWLSKLALLKDASELDEIVNLVPDKLKEALRNLQSVAKSLEYKNLRIVPLYYSKMRYYDSLFFRFLKDNAILASGGNYEIDGISSSGFAVYTDALIEKKINLRK; encoded by the coding sequence TTGAGTGATGTAAATGTTTATGAGCACGAGATCCCAAACGGAAGCAAACTTTACTTTGCAAAAAGTGCAAAACTAAAGAGAAAAATCGAGCAAAAAGCGAGCGAAATTTTAGAAGATGAAGGTTTTAGCGAGATCGTAACGCCGTTTTTTTCGTATCATCAACATCTAAGCGTAGATGCGACAAATCTTCTTCGCTTTAGCGACAGTCTAAACCACGAGATAAGTCTAAGGGCTGATAGTACGGTTGATACCGTTAGGATCGTGCTTAGAAGGCTTAAAGCAAACGAGCCAAGGAGGTGGTTTTACATCCAGCCAGTCTTTCGCTACCCAAGCCAAGAAATTTATCAAATAGGCGCTGAGCTTATCGGCGAAAACGACATTTTAAAGAGTATAAATATCGTAGCAAAGCTTTTTAGCGAGCTTGAGATCGGCGCTTGTTTGCAGCTTAGCAATATGCAAATCCCAAAGATAATTTGCGAAATTTTAAACTTAGAGATAGAAATTTTTGAAAATTCATGGCTAGAAAAGATCTTGGCCCAAAACGTGCCATGGCTTAGCAAACTAGCCCTTTTAAAGGACGCTAGCGAGCTTGACGAGATAGTAAATTTAGTCCCTGACAAGCTAAAAGAGGCGCTAAGAAATTTACAAAGTGTAGCCAAATCACTAGAATATAAAAATTTAAGAATAGTTCCGCTATATTACTCAAAAATGAGATATTATGATAGTTTATTTTTTAGATTTTTAAAAGATAACGCCATCTTAGCAAGTGGCGGAAACTATGAAATAGACGGGATTTCAAGCAGTGGGTTCGCTGTTTATACTGATGCATTGATAGAAAAAAAAATTAATTTAAGGAAGTAA
- a CDS encoding diguanylate cyclase domain-containing protein, translating to MQKNSAKPVLQIFKRFYVKIALLLFAFIFLALFVIFAGINDIKYEISTLNLITKNNITNAFSDVKDNISTKARLIANGIEPFYENTIISKFYAAFYVIAKDNSLLYERKFDSAFELHDYDIAWFSDIKEGEFRLSDRFYKNRRFKDIYIAYGLKNGNKILVQLSQNFLKNRVDTSYNKNFGAYVFLVDKDGNLSRDEFYKKFIKEDFNKYISQGGEFKSDKIIFILKDMNFYKISYLEEQKLFVITGSSRQLQIFIQLVLVVLSFFCFVAFSILWLRDNSYIKDKILSAFTRIALFATDKSKPTDEDFDVKEFILLNNSIKKLYEDRDKAYETAQSYESRFGYVFEKSFLKIVVFDAYTGVITDISNALLEKLGYKKDDVADLNIKELLEDESKNLAEDRKNAINNNLSYEAKLRRKNGEIIDVLVTQSSFELENTRLNFILIKDITQEKMTQKNDDIIKSYVFLSPNVIAIASAQEPFLIIQSTNNVERIFNVQSQGLINLEDIIASEDFDSFKAAVLASKKAFLQASFKNEELNFIANMTNAYGKKIPFKIKAKFIDADEQKVIYSFTDLSDMLKLQERFEKQSKESKALLWASEANVFTWDKRSDMLNISDELSKVLGTQSTLNFEQAKSVFVDEFDSFYSFFESIRDAQTYIKDIKLYSIDKEILHFRLRAKALEYDEFGEVSLTKGTLRDLSLEDSFFVCQDLLAKIFSFSKEEVVLLDDEMRVIDANDTFFESTGAKDSVYLKDITFIKQGLSDIKHQIIETINQGGSWSGKVWSENNKNKSKLEVIEILPLIDANEKKTGYIMLAMLANNEAQNEKYLEFIAYHDPLTKLPNRFLLYNKLNSLIQKNEQKIAVIYLDMDDFKSINDNFGHQIGDKFLVAISEKIGVMFNGKNIFARIGGDEFVGVINYENLGEVYEIAQNMLRLASDEVKIDELKLKASASVGIALADSELGADDVLQRADWAMYQAKISGKNRSYTFDAKKDVYFKSQYEDGSKILKALDAGEMFLEFQPEISFSTGETLSFEALIRWRKDGEIIYPSNFLPLIKTSSASSNIALFTIKEALLARKMWLENGISAKVRVNLSVKKLFTEEFWHKFKAIFDEDKSLDPTGLIIDVIDAATATNLEVLEIYVRKYKELGIHFSLDDFASYSSSIEALGMLKTNRFNIDNKFCKHIFSSKEALESINMIRFVADKFGLNTTIKNIDDKRTLEFLLGLGFDKFQGNIFSLALLAKDAASFKFERPYLHIKDYKNSENFELFKGLVVLKELANEVIANLNQDDKLAQSLKQKIEDEIKNIGKYNQEISINLSKLASSSDSGELYNLAVSIIKECDINLGFNKEIRVE from the coding sequence ATGCAAAAAAATAGCGCTAAACCAGTTTTGCAGATTTTTAAGAGGTTCTATGTAAAGATTGCACTACTTCTTTTTGCCTTCATCTTTCTTGCACTCTTTGTCATATTTGCTGGCATAAACGACATAAAATATGAAATTTCCACTCTAAATTTAATCACTAAAAACAATATCACAAACGCATTTTCAGATGTAAAAGATAACATCTCCACAAAGGCAAGACTCATTGCAAACGGCATAGAGCCGTTTTATGAAAATACTATTATAAGTAAATTCTACGCCGCTTTTTACGTGATAGCAAAAGATAACTCTTTGCTTTACGAGCGTAAATTTGACAGCGCTTTTGAGCTACACGACTACGATATCGCATGGTTTTCAGATATCAAAGAGGGCGAGTTTAGGCTTTCTGATAGATTTTATAAAAATAGACGATTTAAAGATATCTACATAGCTTATGGGCTAAAAAATGGCAATAAAATTCTTGTTCAACTAAGTCAAAATTTTTTAAAAAACAGAGTTGATACAAGTTATAACAAAAATTTTGGCGCATACGTCTTTTTGGTTGATAAAGACGGCAACCTCTCAAGAGATGAGTTTTATAAAAAATTTATAAAAGAGGACTTTAATAAATACATCTCACAAGGTGGCGAGTTTAAAAGTGACAAGATCATTTTTATACTAAAGGATATGAATTTTTACAAAATCAGCTACCTAGAAGAGCAAAAACTATTTGTCATAACAGGCTCTAGTAGGCAGCTTCAGATCTTTATCCAGCTAGTTCTAGTCGTGCTTTCGTTCTTCTGCTTTGTAGCATTTAGCATACTTTGGCTACGCGACAACTCATATATAAAAGACAAAATTCTCTCTGCATTTACCAGGATCGCTCTTTTTGCGACAGATAAAAGCAAGCCAACTGATGAGGACTTTGACGTAAAAGAATTTATCTTACTAAATAACAGCATCAAAAAACTATATGAAGATAGAGATAAAGCTTACGAGACAGCACAAAGCTACGAGAGTAGATTTGGCTATGTCTTTGAAAAGAGCTTTTTAAAGATCGTGGTCTTTGACGCTTATACTGGCGTCATCACGGACATTAGCAACGCTCTTTTAGAAAAACTAGGCTACAAAAAAGATGACGTAGCGGATCTAAATATAAAAGAACTTCTTGAAGATGAGTCTAAGAATTTAGCAGAAGATAGAAAAAACGCTATCAATAATAATCTATCATACGAGGCTAAGCTAAGGCGTAAAAATGGTGAAATCATCGATGTTTTAGTAACCCAAAGTAGCTTTGAGCTAGAAAACACTAGGCTAAATTTCATACTTATAAAGGATATCACCCAAGAAAAGATGACGCAAAAAAATGACGATATCATCAAAAGCTACGTCTTTTTATCACCAAATGTCATTGCTATCGCTTCGGCACAAGAGCCATTTTTGATCATCCAAAGCACAAACAATGTCGAGAGAATTTTTAATGTCCAAAGCCAAGGTCTTATAAATTTAGAAGATATCATCGCAAGCGAGGACTTTGATAGCTTTAAAGCTGCCGTGCTAGCAAGCAAAAAAGCCTTTTTGCAAGCAAGCTTTAAAAATGAAGAGCTAAATTTCATAGCAAATATGACAAACGCTTATGGCAAGAAAATTCCATTTAAGATAAAGGCTAAATTTATCGATGCAGACGAGCAAAAGGTCATCTACTCATTTACTGATCTTAGCGATATGTTAAAGCTTCAAGAGAGATTTGAAAAACAAAGCAAAGAGAGCAAGGCGCTACTTTGGGCGAGTGAGGCAAATGTCTTTACTTGGGATAAAAGAAGCGACATGCTTAATATCTCAGACGAGCTAAGCAAGGTTCTTGGCACGCAAAGCACTCTAAATTTCGAGCAGGCAAAGTCGGTCTTTGTCGATGAATTTGATAGCTTTTATAGCTTTTTTGAGAGTATAAGAGACGCTCAAACATACATTAAAGATATCAAACTTTATAGCATAGATAAAGAAATTCTACACTTTAGACTAAGGGCAAAAGCGCTTGAATACGATGAATTTGGCGAAGTAAGCTTGACAAAAGGCACGTTAAGAGACCTTAGCCTAGAAGATAGCTTCTTTGTCTGCCAAGACCTGCTTGCAAAAATTTTCTCATTTAGCAAAGAAGAGGTTGTCTTGCTTGATGATGAGATGAGGGTCATTGACGCAAATGATACATTTTTTGAAAGTACGGGCGCAAAAGATAGCGTATATCTAAAAGATATCACCTTTATAAAGCAAGGCTTAAGCGATATAAAACACCAGATCATAGAGACTATAAACCAAGGCGGCTCGTGGAGTGGCAAGGTTTGGAGCGAAAATAATAAAAATAAGAGCAAGCTTGAAGTCATAGAAATTTTACCGCTTATCGATGCGAATGAGAAAAAAACTGGCTACATCATGCTAGCAATGCTTGCAAATAACGAAGCACAAAATGAAAAATATCTAGAATTTATCGCATATCACGATCCGCTCACAAAGCTACCAAATAGATTTTTACTCTACAACAAGCTAAATTCTCTCATACAAAAAAATGAACAAAAAATAGCCGTCATCTACCTTGATATGGATGATTTTAAAAGCATAAATGACAACTTCGGTCACCAAATAGGCGATAAATTTTTAGTAGCTATCTCTGAAAAAATAGGCGTTATGTTTAATGGCAAAAATATCTTTGCAAGGATAGGCGGAGATGAGTTTGTAGGCGTCATCAACTACGAAAATTTAGGCGAAGTCTATGAGATAGCGCAAAATATGCTAAGGCTAGCTTCAGATGAAGTAAAGATAGACGAGCTAAAACTAAAAGCAAGCGCTAGCGTAGGCATAGCCTTGGCTGATAGTGAGCTTGGGGCTGATGATGTGCTACAAAGAGCCGACTGGGCGATGTATCAAGCTAAGATAAGCGGCAAAAACAGAAGCTATACATTTGATGCGAAAAAAGATGTCTATTTTAAGAGCCAATACGAAGATGGCTCAAAAATTTTAAAAGCGCTTGACGCTGGCGAGATGTTTTTAGAATTTCAACCAGAGATCAGCTTTAGCACGGGCGAGACTTTAAGTTTTGAAGCGCTTATTAGATGGAGAAAAGATGGCGAGATCATCTATCCAAGCAACTTTTTACCACTTATAAAGACAAGTAGCGCATCGAGTAATATCGCTTTATTTACGATAAAAGAGGCGCTTTTAGCAAGAAAAATGTGGCTAGAAAATGGCATAAGCGCAAAGGTCCGCGTAAATTTAAGCGTTAAAAAGCTCTTTACAGAGGAGTTTTGGCATAAATTTAAAGCGATATTTGATGAGGATAAAAGCCTTGATCCAACTGGGCTTATCATCGATGTTATCGACGCTGCAACAGCTACAAATTTAGAAGTTTTAGAAATTTATGTTAGAAAGTATAAAGAGCTTGGCATACACTTCTCGCTTGATGATTTTGCCTCATACTCAAGCTCGATCGAAGCTCTTGGCATGCTAAAGACAAATCGCTTTAACATAGATAATAAATTTTGCAAACACATCTTTAGCTCAAAAGAGGCGCTTGAGAGTATAAATATGATAAGGTTTGTGGCTGATAAATTTGGACTAAATACGACTATAAAAAATATCGATGATAAAAGAACACTTGAGTTTTTGCTTGGTCTTGGATTTGATAAATTTCAAGGCAACATTTTCTCATTAGCGCTTTTGGCAAAAGATGCAGCTTCATTTAAATTTGAAAGACCATATCTACACATAAAAGACTATAAAAATAGTGAAAATTTCGAGCTTTTCAAAGGCTTAGTTGTGCTAAAAGAGCTTGCAAATGAAGTGATAGCAAATTTAAATCAAGACGACAAACTAGCACAAAGCCTAAAGCAAAAAATAGAAGATGAGATAAAAAATATAGGTAAATATAATCAAGAAATTTCTATAAATTTAAGCAAACTAGCAAGCAGTAGCGACAGCGGCGAACTCTATAATCTAGCCGTGTCCATCATCAAAGAGTGCGATATAAATTTAGGTTTTAACAAGGAGATAAGAGTTGAGTGA
- a CDS encoding NAD(P)H-dependent oxidoreductase translates to MNYLEILKFRHACKIFDESKKISAGEFDFILEAGRLSPSSTGLEQWDFLVVQNKELREKIKAVSWNQVQITSCSHLVVILAKIKEVKVGSSYIDKMIARRADKNIEAIAARQKFFLLSNFKNDDELTFQWSHEQCMIAATNMMNAAASLGIDSCPMEGFDRHALNEILGLDESEQRVAIVVPFGYRLNPQPEKLRRQRAEVVTWIY, encoded by the coding sequence ATGAACTATCTTGAAATTTTAAAATTTCGTCACGCTTGCAAAATTTTTGACGAGAGCAAAAAGATCAGCGCTGGCGAATTTGACTTTATCCTAGAGGCTGGCAGACTAAGCCCAAGCTCGACTGGGCTTGAGCAGTGGGACTTTTTAGTCGTGCAAAACAAAGAGCTTAGAGAGAAGATAAAAGCTGTTTCGTGGAACCAAGTGCAAATCACCTCTTGCTCGCATTTGGTTGTCATCTTAGCTAAGATCAAAGAGGTAAAAGTTGGCAGTAGCTATATCGATAAAATGATCGCTAGAAGAGCCGACAAAAATATTGAAGCTATCGCTGCAAGACAGAAATTTTTTCTACTATCAAATTTTAAAAATGACGATGAGCTAACATTTCAGTGGTCACACGAGCAGTGCATGATAGCTGCGACAAATATGATGAACGCAGCCGCGAGCCTTGGGATTGACAGCTGCCCGATGGAAGGCTTTGACAGACACGCTTTAAATGAAATTTTAGGTCTTGATGAGAGCGAGCAAAGAGTGGCCATCGTAGTGCCATTTGGCTACCGTCTAAATCCACAACCAGAAAAACTACGCAGACAAAGAGCCGAAGTAGTTACTTGGATCTACTAA
- the selD gene encoding selenide, water dikinase SelD yields the protein MIYHDKKLTQFVRAAGUAAKLDPSGLHKTISSLNLSHPNLLSSIGSNEDASVFKLSDDLALVQTLDFITPVVNDPFIYGQIAAANSLSDVFAMGGEVINALNIVGFDSCNLAPEILGEILQGGADKVRECGGVIVGGHTIETQQMYYGLSATGKVNPKNFWANNTAEVGNVLILTKPLGSGILSTAIKADLLSLQQINEVAGIMAQLNFYALKALSGIKVYAATDVTGFGFLGHLSEMLNDKISFNVFEKDVPVIASAKEFADMGIIPEGSYKNREFTKHFVSKEADIMLFDAQTSGGLLLAVSENEANLALKRLKEAGYEHSAIIAETVQKGEFDIFLN from the coding sequence ATGATCTATCACGACAAAAAGCTTACGCAGTTTGTTAGAGCCGCTGGCTGAGCTGCTAAGCTTGACCCGTCGGGTCTTCACAAAACGATTAGTAGTTTAAATTTATCTCATCCAAATTTGCTCTCAAGCATCGGCTCAAACGAAGACGCGAGCGTTTTTAAGCTCTCAGACGATCTTGCACTTGTTCAGACGCTTGACTTTATCACGCCAGTAGTTAATGACCCATTTATCTATGGTCAGATCGCTGCTGCAAATAGCCTAAGCGACGTCTTTGCGATGGGCGGCGAGGTGATAAACGCTCTAAACATCGTGGGCTTTGATAGCTGCAACCTTGCGCCTGAAATTTTGGGTGAAATTTTACAAGGAGGAGCCGATAAAGTAAGAGAGTGTGGCGGCGTCATCGTTGGCGGACACACGATAGAGACGCAGCAGATGTATTATGGGCTAAGTGCGACTGGCAAGGTAAATCCTAAAAATTTCTGGGCAAACAACACAGCAGAAGTTGGTAACGTTTTGATCCTTACAAAGCCTCTTGGCAGCGGCATCTTAAGCACAGCGATCAAGGCTGATCTGTTAAGTTTGCAGCAAATAAATGAGGTCGCAGGCATCATGGCTCAGCTAAATTTCTACGCTCTAAAAGCACTAAGTGGCATCAAAGTTTATGCGGCAACCGATGTGACTGGATTTGGATTTTTAGGGCATTTAAGCGAGATGTTAAACGACAAGATCAGCTTTAATGTCTTTGAAAAAGATGTGCCAGTGATCGCAAGCGCGAAAGAATTTGCCGATATGGGCATCATCCCAGAGGGAAGCTACAAAAACCGCGAATTTACAAAGCATTTTGTGAGCAAAGAGGCTGATATCATGCTTTTTGACGCGCAAACTTCTGGCGGACTTTTGCTAGCTGTTAGCGAAAATGAGGCAAATTTAGCTCTAAAGCGCCTAAAAGAGGCTGGCTATGAGCACTCAGCCATCATCGCAGAAACAGTCCAAAAAGGCGAGTTTGATATATTTTTAAACTAA
- the yedF gene encoding sulfurtransferase-like selenium metabolism protein YedF, with the protein MTRTIDCRNLECPKPVIMTKNALEGLNEGESLEIIVNALAPKENISRFLKNQNIEFSLESNGNETKILAIKGKSALELTNFDEFVCDITPKNEKVLYLNEERAGSGEVGINLLSKFLGALLQVEKKPKIIICVNNAVKMTTNRAHPSFKPLKDLEATGVQILSCGSCLEAYKLVSDLAVGEISNAYEIIDILSTHEQIKL; encoded by the coding sequence ATGACAAGAACAATTGATTGTAGAAATTTAGAGTGCCCAAAACCAGTCATCATGACTAAAAACGCACTTGAGGGCCTAAACGAGGGCGAAAGCTTAGAGATCATCGTAAATGCCTTGGCACCAAAAGAAAATATCTCAAGATTTTTAAAAAATCAAAATATAGAATTTAGCCTAGAAAGCAACGGCAATGAGACTAAAATTTTAGCCATCAAGGGCAAAAGCGCACTTGAGCTTACAAATTTTGACGAATTTGTCTGCGATATAACACCAAAAAACGAAAAAGTGCTCTATCTAAACGAAGAGCGCGCAGGTAGCGGCGAAGTTGGCATAAATTTGCTATCAAAATTTCTAGGTGCACTTCTTCAAGTAGAGAAAAAACCAAAGATAATCATCTGCGTAAATAACGCCGTCAAGATGACGACAAACCGCGCACATCCAAGCTTTAAGCCACTTAAAGATCTTGAAGCTACTGGCGTTCAAATTTTAAGCTGCGGAAGCTGCTTGGAGGCTTATAAACTAGTGAGCGATCTTGCAGTTGGCGAAATTTCAAACGCCTATGAGATCATCGACATACTCTCAACTCACGAGCAAATCAAACTATGA